AAGAGACCGTGATGCGATCGAGAATTTCGCTGCGGCTGTCAATCCGCATGTCTTCACCACTCAGTAAAGGCTTGGCAAAGCCACCAATGCCCCCCGAACGAGGAATAATAGTGACTTTATCAAGGGGGTTAGTGTTTGGCAGGAGAGTCATTAGCAGCGCATGACCAACCTCGTGATAAGCAATCAGTCGCTTTTTTTTGCTGTCTAACAGCGGCGTTAGGGTAAGACCAATGGTAACGCGATCGATCGCGTCATCAATCTCAAGCCCACTGATAGCATCTTTGCGCCGTCGAGCCGTCAAAATAGCCGCCTCGTTGAGCATATTGGCAAGCTCTGCTCCCGAAAAGCCAGGAGTACGACGAGCGATCGCCTCCATCGAGACCTCTGGGTCTAGCTTTTTGTTACGAGCATGAACTTCCAGAATGCCCAAGCGACCCTTGTAGGTCGGTAAGTCTACCATCACCTGCCTATCAAACCGACCCGGACGTAGCAGCGCCGAGTCTAGTACATCTGGACGGTTAGTTGCAGCAATAATAATAATACCTGTATTGCCCTCAAACCCGTCCATTTCAGTCAATAATTGGTTAAGGGTCTGTTCGCGCTCATCATTGCCACCCCCAATCCCAGCACCTCGCTGCCGACCCACTGCATCAATTTCATCAATAAAAATAATGCAGGGCGCGTTTTCTTTTGCCTTCTTAAACAAGTCCCGAACGCGAGAAGCGCCAACCCCCACAAACATTTCCACAAATTCAGAACCCGAAATACTGAAGAAAGGAACGCCTGCCTCTCCGGCGATCGCCCTAGCCAACAGGGTTTTCCCGGTTCCTGGAGGCCCTACTAACAACACACCCTTAGGAATCTTCGCGCCCACAGCGGTGAATCGCTCTGGCTTTTTCAAAAAGGTCACGACTTCTTGAAGCTCTTCCTTCGCTTCTTCAATGCCTGCCACGTCGTCAAACATAATGCCTGTTTTGGCTTCCATTTGAAACCGTGCCCTCGACTTGCCAAAACTCATGGCTTGCCCTGAAGAACCTGCACTACGTCGCAGGAACATCAGCAGCGCCATAACCAGCACAAAAATCAACAACCCATTCAGAATAAAGCCAGTGACGGCGCTACCGTCGGTAGAAGGTTGAACACTTAGCTCAACATTTTTTGTCCGAGCAAGGGCAACTAACTCAGGATTGCGATCGCCTAAAAATAAAGGCACTTCTAAAGGAGCGGTTTCCCGTGGCTTGCCTTTGAGCTGCACAAGAGCCACGTTACGCACCGGGTCAATTTCAACTCTATTGACTTCGCTCGCTTCAATCTTACGGAGCAAATCGCTGTAACTAAGAGCCTGCTGCTGTTCCTTCGGAGCGTTTGCCTGCGCTAAAACTGGACTGCCTATTACACTTTGCAATACTAGCCAGAGTACAGTTGCAGCACCAGTCAATTGTGAACCTGTTCTGCGCTTAACACCCCGAAGAGAGAACCTCGATATTTTTTGCTCAGCCTGCTTCATAAACTTCACTTACCTTTTGATCTCTACCAGGACGTGGTTCTTCCATGCTAGTTCTCAGCCAAGGATTTGACCTCAACGTAACGATATAGGAAGAGTTATCAACAAGATTTTTGAACTTCAAATACCAGTGTACTCTTCTCATCTTAACTATTGGAGGCAGATCTTTCACCTAAATCGTAGTCATATCGACTTCGCCTTGCTAAGATAGAGGAAATAAGTCTGTCTCTTTATCAAAATCGCAGAGGGATCTATGGTGAAAATCGTTGGGATTGTGGGAAGTTTGAGGGAAGGTTCTTATAGTCAGCAAGCATTGAAAGTTGCGGTGCAAAAAGTTGCAGATCTGGGGGCTGACGTGGAAATTGTGGATTTGCGATCACTTCATCTTCCCTTTTGTGATGGCGGTGATGATTACTCTGCATATCCTGATGTGGCAAAGCTGAGTCAAACGGTTAAAGCCGCTGATGGTCTGATTTTAGCGACACCCGAATACCATGGCAGTGTCAGTGGTGTCCTCAAAAATGCCCTTGATCTGATGGGATTTGAAGAACTTTCAGGCAAAGTAACAGGGCTGATTAGTGTCTTAGGTGGGCAACCCAACAGCAATGCGCTCAACGATTTGCGCACTATTCTTCGCTGGGTTCATGCTTGGACTATTCCTGAGCAAGTGGCGATCGGGCAAGCTTGGCAGGCGTTTGGAAAAGATGGTGAACTGCTAGATAACAAACTCGCCCAACGATTTGATTCATTTGCTCGGAGCTTGGTAGAAAACACTCAAAAACTGCAAGGAGCAACTTTGGCTCAGGCATCTTAAAAAGCGGGGCAAGAGTGCCTTGCCCCGATCAAAAGGTTGTTTGAAGTTGGTTTTAATTCCCTAGTTCCTAAGTTTTCTCGGGGGAAGACTTTGAAGCGATCGATCGTACCAACTGCTCAGAGTCTGGTGATGGTTCACTCTTATGACCATGAAATCGAATTCCTAAAAACAAATCATAAATAAAACTCCAAAAGTCTTTCCCTTTCAGCAGCCCTAAAGACTGATGACAGCCTTTGGCATCTAACAAAGGTTGGATGTCTCGATAAGCCTGTTGATAGTTGTACCAAGGGATAGAGGGCCAGAGATGATGAATTAAGTGGTAATTCTGACCCATAATCAAAATATTGAGGATGGAGTTAGGGTAGACTCTGGCATTTTTCCAGCGATCGCGTTCTTGAAAAGGACGATGAGGTAAGTAGTCAAAAAATAGTCCTAAAGCTAGTCCTACCACCAAGGCTGGGGAAAACCAGAAATCGAAAACGTACCCTAAAAAGTCATACTGAACTGCCAGATAAATCACGACACCGACTGCCAAGCGGGCAAGAAACCACTCAAGGAGTTCATATTTTCGCCATAGTTTTCTTTTAAAGAAGAAAATCTCGTGATAGAAGAAACGCGCTGCGATCAGCCAAAGCGGACCACCCGTAGAGACATAGTGATCAGGATCATTCTCGGGATCGTTGACATTTGCGTGATGCTGCATATGGACACGAGTAAATACTGGGAAGGAAAACCCCAGCATTAACGCACTCCCATGCCCCAGAATTGAATTCATGATGCGGTTTTTATGCGCCACATTATGTGAAGCATCGTGAATGACCGTACCCACCAGATGAAGGGCGATCGTATTAATCACGAAACAACACCAGCCCAACCAATCCCAGTACCAGTAGCCTAGGGTCGAAAAGACTGCCATTAACACTGCTAGTAGAAAAACTATCAGCGTTGGGTTAAAAGCACCCGGCGGACCTAACAACTGTCTCGGCACAGTCAGGGGCTTTATTGCCTCCGACATTATGTTTTCACTCCTTAACATCCACTTTGCGTAGTATAAAATACTGGACTACCAGAATAAAGTTTTGTTAAATCAGCTGATTTAATCAGATACTTAGTCAGAATGCTTTTCTTCCTATATGTCAAGCCTACAACGTAGGAAGAAGCAAGAACGACTGAAGTTATTTTCCAACGATTCCTAACCCTCCAAGATTCTCTAAAGCTTTTCAAAATTCATCATGCCTTTATGCAGGAAAGGTGAGTTATTCCGGAAAGGTTCACAAAGCAGTCGAAGCTTTTCCGTAATACTACTGGAAATAGTAGTGGCTTTCGTTGGACGTAGAATTTATTGTCCTTTTGAAACGTACTTATTCTCTTCTGGTTCCTCTTCACCTGTACCCTAAACCGATATTTTCAGCTTTTTGGAGATTTCAGTACTTTCAACCTTACTTTCGTAAGGCGGACACCTTATTAAGTGACATATAGAAACCCTTGTAGAAAACCGAAGCACTAGACACTGCTTATAAGGGTTCTAATAGCAGATTCATTATTCATTAGGCTCTAAACGTTGTGAGGACGATATGGACATTAGCTCTTTTACGGGTCAAAGCAAGCATACAAGACGATTGACCAGAGTCATGGAAACGAAGTCTCATGCAGGTGGCTCTACCCATAAGCGTTGGCAGCCCAAGTCCCACAGAAATCATTCTAGTCCTTCGCAATTGTTACCCTTAGTTTTCAAACCAGAGTCTGATTTGATGCTACGCCAAAGGAGTTTAGCGAAGGCTAAGATGGGTCACTATGATGAGGCGATCGCCCTTTTTACCCAGCTTATTGAGCGTAACCCCCTTAATGCAACTGATTATAGCAACCGTGGCTTAACCTACTTTCAGAGCGGACGACGAGATGAAGCATTTGCAGATTATAGCCGCGCTATTGAGCTAAACCCGCGTCTGGATGGAGCATACAACAATAGGGCGAACTACCACGCCGCGCAAGGACAATTCTTAGAAGCAATCTTGGACTACGATATGGCGCTAGATTTGAATCCTGCGAACATTCGTGCCTGGATTAATCAGGGTATTACGTTTCGGGATTTGGAGATGTATGAACGGGCGATCGAAAGCTTCGATCTGGCGCTCCACTTAGGTTGCCTGAAAGGGCATATCTATGCAGAGCGCGGTAGAACTCATCATCTTTACGGAGATTGGAACTGTGCGATCGCTGACTACCAAAGAGCGATCGTAAACATGCCTGAGACTCTAGCTTCTAATCGCCTTTACTTACAAGTCGAACTTTGGATGGACGAATTGCTTGCACCTTTGCATGGGTAGTCTATGTAGCAATAGTGCATGTAGCCTTAAGCAGCTAGCGTAATGAGCAGGCTTAGCCAGTATTAGTCAATATTAGTCATATATTATCAGTCAATATCGATCGATTGGGGTCCGGAACGACCATTAGCGTACGTAGCTGTTCCTGTAGTAGACGTATGTTGATCTAACCAGCTTTTAACAGGATCGTCGGATAAATTCAGGCGCAGCAACCCAGAAACAAAGCCACCTAAAAACGCTATAGGCTGACCGACTAACTCTTTGACCAGAGGGGTTATTTCAGTTAAAAACATTCTGGGACTCCTTCCATATCTATACCTATTGATCCTAGCGTGAAATTTGGGCATCGCCACAATACCCTGAAGCAGCTATACCTTTAAGAAAGCCCTACCTAGACAAACGCAACGGCTCGTCAGTTTCATAGATATTGTTGTAAGTACTTCTGATCACAAACGGCATAAGAGAAATCAGAGGAAATTTGACTTCATAAACTCAATCCGTTTTCGGCTGACGCTTGTACTCACTACAGAGCCTTTACAGATAGCGCTTTGCCACGCATCAGAGCTATTGCTAGACGCGTGGATAAAGGTTGCGATCGGTAGGGAGTCATTCTTAATTGCATCAATCAACGCAGGCTGCAGACAAAGTAGCTTCACGACAGATTTGGAGGGGCAGATGCCGGAATCTCAGGTTTCTTGGAAGGGTTGGGTTGTAATCGGTATTGTGACGGCTGGGATCACTCCATTTGTGATGGAGTTACTTCCTTCGATCGCCTTGGCTATCTCTAAACAATGGCATTCTTCTACTCACTGTACGGCTATAGTTAGCCAGCCTCAGCTACCGCTTAAAATTCATCAGGCTCCTACTTTAAAGAGCATGGCTAGCATTTGGACACAGCAAGGTTCTGCGGCTCAGGTCATAGTCGTGGGAGAGCAGCAAGGGTGGTATCGGGTAAGTGAACCAACCAAAGGTTGGGTCGAGCGCGATCGCATCAGCGGCGCTTGTTTAAAGGCATTTTAGGAAAAGCTTAAAGTTTCAAAGTCTGCTTGCCCATAGGTCATTTGGCGATCGACCGCCGACAGCACCCGGTTGTCTGCTCGGTCGGACTCTAGGCATTGGCAGACAAGTCTGGCTACATCAGGTCGGTGAATGGTTCCGGCGATCGTTGGATCAGGCGTTAATACACCGTTTCCTGTAGCAGATTCAGACTTCAGCCCACCAGGACGAATAATGACATAGGTTAAGCCGCTGCTAATGAGGTACTGCTCTGCCTGCGCTTTCTCAATCAAGACAGGACGCAAAGTTTCTAGGGCTGCGGGAGGCAAGGCGATCGCGCTATTTCCACTGCCAATGGAAGAGACCAGAATAAACTTCTGCACACCTGCTTTAAGTGCTGCATCAACTAAGTTTTTGTTACCCAAGTAATCTGCCCGCTCTCCGTCTTTAGGAAGTCCGCCGACGGTGCTAATTACTGCCCAAACAGGCTCTGCCAGCATGGCTGCCTCTAGCTCTGTAGAATTGAGAGCATCGCCTCTAACGGTCTTAATGCCTAAGCTTTCTAATTCAGCTTGAGCAGCATCGGTTCGCAACAAGGCTTTGACCTGACAAGCTCTTGTCAGGATCTGAGCAATTTCTCTCCCTACGCCTCGGCTGGCTCCTGCTAAAAAAATGGATTTGTTCTCAAACACAATGATTTCCTTCTGGGTTACGTCGTTTGTAGCGCTTCTACAAGCTGCGCCTCGATCGCCCTCTGAGCTTCTGTTTCCGCATCTAAAACTTGCCAAACCTGCTGCAACAGAGGGTCTAATCCTACCCTTGCCACCGCAGAAATGACGAATACTGGACAGCCACTAAGGTCTTCCAATTGAGCCTTGAGATCTTCTACGAGCGGGTCATTAGGGGCGATCGCGTCTATTTTACTCAGTGCCACAATTTGCGGACGCTCTGGCAAACCTCGTCCGTATGCCATCAGTTCTGCCTGAATCGTTTGGTAAGCTTCAATCGGCGCTTCCTGGGTCACATCTACTAAGTGCAGCAGTACCCGCGTCCGTTCAATGTGCCGAAGAAAGTCGTGCCCTAATCCTGTTCCCAAGTGCGCACCTTCTATTAACCCAGGAATATCTGCAAAAACGGTGCCATCTCCGCTGGGCTTCTGCACGACACCCAAGTTGGGCACCAGAGTTGTAAATGGGTAATCTGCCACCTTGGGACGCGCCGCTGATAGAGCAGAAATCAGAGTTGACTTTCCAGCGTTGGGTAGCCCAATAATGCCAACTTCTGCGAGTAGCTTCAGTTCCAGGCGAATAAATCGCTCTTCGCCAGGTAATCCGGGTAATGCCCGTTCGGGGGCGCGATTGCTGTTGCTGAGAAAATGCTTGTTCCCTAGTCCACCCTTGCCACCTGACGCAATGCAGAGAGTTTGGTTGGTGCTGACTAAATCGCCGATCACCTCGTCGGTATTGGCATCGTAAACCACTGTGCCACAAGGAACTTCGATGATGCGATCGTTTCCTGAAGCACCCGTCATATTTTTTGACCCCCCGCGCTCGCCATCCTCTGCTTTGAAAATGTGGGCGTAGCGAAAGTCGAGCAAAGTCTGCAAGTTATCGACCGCCTTCAGGATCACCGAACCCCCTAGCCCTCCATTCCCTCCGGCTGGACCTCCGGCGGGTACATATTTTTCTCGACGAAATGCGACTTTTCCATCGCCTCCATCCCCTGCTTTAACCTGAATTTCTGCTTGGTCTATAAATTGCATGATGCCATTATCAAGATCTCCCACATGCCATATTAGGTGATTTTGCACAAGTCCTGTTTCTTGAATCAGTCAATCCTTAATGAAAAACTAAGAAACCATCCGGATTTGATATTCTATTGCATGATCACTGGAAAGCTGAGCTTTAGTTAGCTTAGCCTGAGCCAGGGGAAGGTTAAATAAGAATTATGGGCAGGATATGCGTGTCCTGGCATGAATATTTTACTAATGGGTTTTAAAAAAATTGAGCCTTTAAAGAGCCTATTGGACTTTATAAAGAGTACTATCGGCTTCTTAACCCATCAGTTCAAAAAATTCTAACCTTGCTTGCTACAACTATGTAGCTTTAAGCACGTCTAAAAATAGAGATTCCTCGGATATCTATTGCTACTCTCTAAGCAATTCAGAAGGCATACCAAGCATGACGCAGAAGAAACGCGCACTGATCACAGGAATTACTGGTCAAGACGGCTCCTACTTGAGCGAACTCTTGTTGGATAAGGGTTACGAAGTTCATGGCATTATTCGCCGAACCTCAACCTTTAACACCGATCGCATTGATCACATCTATGATGATCCCCACGAGGAAAGCGCTCGTCTATTTTTACATTATGGAGATTTAACAGATGGCACGACGCTGCGCCGCATTTTAGAAGACGTTAAACCCACTGAGATCTATAACTTGGGCGCGCAGTCACATGTTCGGGTTAGTTTTGACTCACCTGAATACACTGTTGATGCAGTTGGGATGGGTACCCTGCGCTTGTTAGAAGCAATCCGAGATTATCAGCACCGAACAGGGATTGAAGTGCGATTTTACCAAGCTGGATCTTCAGAAATGTATGGGAAAGTGCAAGAAGTTCCTCAGAGGGAGGACACGCCTTTTTATCCTCGAAGTCCTTATGCCTGTGCCAAGGTTTATGCCCATTGGCAAACAGTGAACTACCGAGAATCTTATAACCTATTTGCTTGTAACGGCATTTTGTTTAACCATGAGTCGCCTCGACGGGGCGAAACCTTTGTAACTCGCAAAATTACTCGGGCGGTTGCCCACATTGTTGCTGGGAAACAAAAGAAACTTTTCATGGGTAACTTGGAATCTAAGCGCGATTGGGGCTACGCCAAAGACTATGTACAGGCTATGTGGTTGATGTTGCAGCAAGAAACTCCCGATGACTATGTAGTGGCAACTGGCGAAACCCATGCCATTAGCGAATTTCTCGACCTTGCTTTTGGTTATGTCAATCTAGATTGGCACGACTATGTAGAATTTGATTCTCGCTATCTCCGCCCCGCCGAAGTAGAACTGTTAATTGGTGATCCTGCAAAAGTTAAGCAAAAGCTGGGCTGGGAGCCTTCAGTTACTTTTGAACAACTCGTTTATTTAATGGTTGAAGCTGACCTCAAAGCTCTAGGTTTAGTTCCTCTCAACGGACATACCATTCAATCGACTTCTGATAATGCAACTGTTCGCCATAGCGTCAGCCTGATGGCTTAGTCCTCCTTACCTCCTAAAAGCTATGACCTCAACTCCACTTGAATTAAAAAATCAGCGCATCTTGGTGACAGGTGGTGCTGGGTTTCTCGGTCGGCAGGTAATAGACCAGTTGTGTCAGGCAGGAGCCGACCCCAGCAAATTTACTGTGTTGCGATCGCGCGATTACGATCTCCGTCAGATGGAAGCCTGTCAGCGCGCCGTGGATCAACAAGATATTGTCGTTCATCTGGCAGCCCACGTTGGCGGCATCGGCTTAAACCGTGAAAAGCCTGCCGAGTTGTTCTACGACAACTTGATGATGGGCACTCAACTGATTCATGCTGCATACGAAGCAGGCGTGAAGAAGTTTACCTGTGTCGGTACCATTTGCGCCTACCCCAAATTTACCCCCGTTCCCTTTAAAGAAGACGATATTTGGAATGGTTATCCTGAGGAAACAAACGCACCTTACGGTATTGCCAAGAAAGCGCTGTTGGTGCAACTTCAAGCCTATCGGCAGCAGTATGGTTTCGATGGCATTTACCTCTTACCCGTCAATCTGTATGGCCCTGAAGATAACTTCGATCCTCGCAGTTCTCACGTGATTCCAGCACTGATTCGCAAGGTGTACGAGGCACAGCAACGGGGCGACAAACAAATTCCGGTTTGGGGCGATGGTAGCCCTACCCGCGAGTTCCTGTATTCGACTGATGCGGCACGAGGGATTGTGATGGGCACTCAGCTTTATAGCAATGGTGAACCCGTGAATTTGGGAACAGGTATCGAGATCACAATCAAGGACTTGATTACCTTGATCTGCAACTTGATGGAATATCAAGGGGAAATTGTTTGGGAAACTCACCAACCTAACGGTCAGCCTCGACGCTGTTTGGATACGGAACGAGCAAAGCAAGCGTTTGGCTTTATGGCTGAAGTGGGCTTTGAGGCAGGTTTACGCAATACGATCGCCTGGTACCGCCAGAACGCTGTGTAAATCCAACTCATCTTCAGCGTTAAAAATCCTCGACTGTCCAAAAAGGTCGAGGATTTTTATAGTTTAGGGCTGAGAAGTATCAAGGCTTAGAGGTGTGATTTTCTGTAGGATAAAGAATCTTTTGAGTGGAGAGTTCACAAGATAACCCAGTTGTGAGTAACGTATTGCCACAAGACTTACAGTATTGAGCATCAGCATCATGCGCTGCTAAACCACAATCACAGCGAATTTCGATTTGTTTAGAGGTTTTAACCAACTGTTTAATCAAGTCTCCTAATTGCCAGGGAATCAGGGCAATGCCCGTTAAAATCATCAGCACTGTCAATAATCGACCTACTTCTGAAATTGGTGTGATGTCGCCAAATCCTACCGTGGTCATGGTTGCAACCGAAAAGTAAATGGCATCTAAGAACGTGTTGAACTGATCAGGGTTGACAGAATGTTCAACTTGATAAATTAAGCCAGAATACACGAAAACAATAGTAGATAATGTGAACAGAATTCTGATAAATATAACGCTGTCTTCTCGGCTGATGTAACCAAAAATAGTTCTTCCTTCAACAAAGCGAATTAGGCGAAGAACTCGGAACCAACGAAAGATTCGGATGAAGGAAATATCGACAGTCGTTAACAAGAACGGGAGAATTACAAGAAGATCAATTACCCCGTAGAGGCTAAAGACATAGTGAATCCTCCGTTCAGTGCTCCAAAGACGCAACAGATATTCGATGGAGAACAGAGCTAGGATAATTTGGTTTAGGCTATCTAAATAAAAGCGAATATGAGTTGGGATGGCATAAGTCTCTGCTACAAAGATTGCGGAAGAGATGAGCACTAGTCCGGTAATACCCAGATTAATCCATCGTCCCACTGGGGTTTCAATGTCTTCCAAATAGAACCTGATTTTTTGTTGTAGTGACATGAATGGGGAGGGTTTGGAGCTAGGGGCGATCGGCTTCGCCGTTACCGCGAGGGTCGCCAATTTGAGCACAGCTTTCTTCTCCAAAAATTGCGGAAGCGTGAACGTAAAACTTAAACTCCAGTAAATTATAAAAAGGATCTTCTAAAAAAAAAGTGTAATGTTCTAATGGCGAATCGACAAAGCGTTGTTTGGGCATTTGGTAGAATTTTAATTCTTGATGCTGCGATCGCTTCACCAAGGTTTCCCAATCTGTTTTAGCCGTGAACACTAATCCAAAATGCCGAGGATATACGCCTCGCTGCGGTGCCAGTGGCTCATGGGTCATGTGGGCAACGAGTTGGTGTCCATAGAGATTTAGAATGACTGAGTTGGCGTTCTCTCGCCCGACCTGACAGCCCAAACCTTCTGCGTAGAAGGTTTTGGTTTGGGCAATATTGCTAATTGGGAATGCCAGGTGGAATAAGGTAGGTTGCATAAAATTAACGGTAGAGTGTGTCTTTTTAGGATATTGGCGATCGCTAATTTTGCGGAATTTTTTGTGGGATTACTCATTTTCTGATAAATCTTCTCTGCTCTAAATTGAGCCGATTAATCCATTTCAGCAGCCACAATTTCAGCCCCCGACAACAACAGAATTTTTACGATTGCTCCCCCAATGATCATTAAACTAATGACGCAAAATCCAATTCCTACAAAGTTAGGTACCCAAAAGATCGCTTCAATATGATTCATGGCCCCTGGCTTTAATCTCCATGCTAATTGCCCCTCGCTTTTACGAAGTTTAGAAGACAATTTGTCATCAGTTATGGGTGATTGTGCCCACCAAGGAGTTTTGAGCTTGAATTCGAGATCTATCGACTCACTAAGATTGCCCTGGAGTGTGGCTCGGAGCGATCGCAAGTCCAAGTCATACTGCAAGTGCTGACGCTGCCACATCAGCCGATTTTTCGTTTTAATTTGCAACCGAGAAGTGGGCAATTCCGAGTTTTGTGCTGATTGCGATCGAAATAATTGGTTAAACTTTGACTCTAAATCTTTGGCGTTATGAAACGGAATAGTCATGAGCCATTCTTGCGCTTGAGGATGACGAGTGCTACCACCTAATGCTTTTGTGCGTTGTTCTAAGCTCTCGACCCAAGCAGTGGCGATCGCGTCATTAAGATCAGAACTAAGATGGATAGAACCCTGAGGTTTAAAGCGAATATGCTGTACAATTTCGCCATGATTAGCATCATAAAATTTTATGGCTACATCATTGTGAACACAGCCAGAGAGGAATAAAGCTGCAACTAAAATAAACCAGAGAAGACGCAGTTTAATGAACTGATGGAGGATAACATTTGAGATAGATTTGGAAATGGAGTAGGGCGACCTTTTTAGTCTCTGCGAAGCATCACGCATTATCTTAGTTCTCTAATGCAAAAGTTCATGCAATCTGTAATAACCAATTTGACAGCCCGAATAATCACAGGTCTTCAAAAAATCAAGCGGTTTCCATTCATTTTTACTAATAGATTCAAAAAATGATCCATCCTGTGTCGCGGCTTGAGGCTCCATGCCTGTTACTTCTTGCCAGAACAGATAAACCGTTTCATCGGTTTGAGTACCAACAATATATTTACCCAAATCTTGCAGTTCAGAAAGCGCATAGCCCGACTCTTCTAGCACTTCTCGGATAACGCATTCATCCAGC
The DNA window shown above is from Timaviella obliquedivisa GSE-PSE-MK23-08B and carries:
- the ftsH gene encoding ATP-dependent zinc metalloprotease FtsH: MKQAEQKISRFSLRGVKRRTGSQLTGAATVLWLVLQSVIGSPVLAQANAPKEQQQALSYSDLLRKIEASEVNRVEIDPVRNVALVQLKGKPRETAPLEVPLFLGDRNPELVALARTKNVELSVQPSTDGSAVTGFILNGLLIFVLVMALLMFLRRSAGSSGQAMSFGKSRARFQMEAKTGIMFDDVAGIEEAKEELQEVVTFLKKPERFTAVGAKIPKGVLLVGPPGTGKTLLARAIAGEAGVPFFSISGSEFVEMFVGVGASRVRDLFKKAKENAPCIIFIDEIDAVGRQRGAGIGGGNDEREQTLNQLLTEMDGFEGNTGIIIIAATNRPDVLDSALLRPGRFDRQVMVDLPTYKGRLGILEVHARNKKLDPEVSMEAIARRTPGFSGAELANMLNEAAILTARRRKDAISGLEIDDAIDRVTIGLTLTPLLDSKKKRLIAYHEVGHALLMTLLPNTNPLDKVTIIPRSGGIGGFAKPLLSGEDMRIDSRSEILDRITVSLGGRAAEEEVFGHDEVTDGAAGDVRSVASIARQMVTIYGMSDLGPIALEGGGGEVFLGRDLMNQSSECSEEMATKIDRQIREIVFRCHAEARRLIKENRPLVDRLAEVLLDQETIEGEQFRQLVAEYADLPEKQELAAQNV
- a CDS encoding NAD(P)H-dependent oxidoreductase yields the protein MVKIVGIVGSLREGSYSQQALKVAVQKVADLGADVEIVDLRSLHLPFCDGGDDYSAYPDVAKLSQTVKAADGLILATPEYHGSVSGVLKNALDLMGFEELSGKVTGLISVLGGQPNSNALNDLRTILRWVHAWTIPEQVAIGQAWQAFGKDGELLDNKLAQRFDSFARSLVENTQKLQGATLAQAS
- a CDS encoding fatty acid desaturase, whose product is MSEAIKPLTVPRQLLGPPGAFNPTLIVFLLAVLMAVFSTLGYWYWDWLGWCCFVINTIALHLVGTVIHDASHNVAHKNRIMNSILGHGSALMLGFSFPVFTRVHMQHHANVNDPENDPDHYVSTGGPLWLIAARFFYHEIFFFKRKLWRKYELLEWFLARLAVGVVIYLAVQYDFLGYVFDFWFSPALVVGLALGLFFDYLPHRPFQERDRWKNARVYPNSILNILIMGQNYHLIHHLWPSIPWYNYQQAYRDIQPLLDAKGCHQSLGLLKGKDFWSFIYDLFLGIRFHGHKSEPSPDSEQLVRSIASKSSPEKT
- a CDS encoding tetratricopeptide repeat protein, producing MDISSFTGQSKHTRRLTRVMETKSHAGGSTHKRWQPKSHRNHSSPSQLLPLVFKPESDLMLRQRSLAKAKMGHYDEAIALFTQLIERNPLNATDYSNRGLTYFQSGRRDEAFADYSRAIELNPRLDGAYNNRANYHAAQGQFLEAILDYDMALDLNPANIRAWINQGITFRDLEMYERAIESFDLALHLGCLKGHIYAERGRTHHLYGDWNCAIADYQRAIVNMPETLASNRLYLQVELWMDELLAPLHG
- a CDS encoding SDR family oxidoreductase codes for the protein MFENKSIFLAGASRGVGREIAQILTRACQVKALLRTDAAQAELESLGIKTVRGDALNSTELEAAMLAEPVWAVISTVGGLPKDGERADYLGNKNLVDAALKAGVQKFILVSSIGSGNSAIALPPAALETLRPVLIEKAQAEQYLISSGLTYVIIRPGGLKSESATGNGVLTPDPTIAGTIHRPDVARLVCQCLESDRADNRVLSAVDRQMTYGQADFETLSFS
- the obgE gene encoding GTPase ObgE; the encoded protein is MQFIDQAEIQVKAGDGGDGKVAFRREKYVPAGGPAGGNGGLGGSVILKAVDNLQTLLDFRYAHIFKAEDGERGGSKNMTGASGNDRIIEVPCGTVVYDANTDEVIGDLVSTNQTLCIASGGKGGLGNKHFLSNSNRAPERALPGLPGEERFIRLELKLLAEVGIIGLPNAGKSTLISALSAARPKVADYPFTTLVPNLGVVQKPSGDGTVFADIPGLIEGAHLGTGLGHDFLRHIERTRVLLHLVDVTQEAPIEAYQTIQAELMAYGRGLPERPQIVALSKIDAIAPNDPLVEDLKAQLEDLSGCPVFVISAVARVGLDPLLQQVWQVLDAETEAQRAIEAQLVEALQTT
- the gmd gene encoding GDP-mannose 4,6-dehydratase; this translates as MTQKKRALITGITGQDGSYLSELLLDKGYEVHGIIRRTSTFNTDRIDHIYDDPHEESARLFLHYGDLTDGTTLRRILEDVKPTEIYNLGAQSHVRVSFDSPEYTVDAVGMGTLRLLEAIRDYQHRTGIEVRFYQAGSSEMYGKVQEVPQREDTPFYPRSPYACAKVYAHWQTVNYRESYNLFACNGILFNHESPRRGETFVTRKITRAVAHIVAGKQKKLFMGNLESKRDWGYAKDYVQAMWLMLQQETPDDYVVATGETHAISEFLDLAFGYVNLDWHDYVEFDSRYLRPAEVELLIGDPAKVKQKLGWEPSVTFEQLVYLMVEADLKALGLVPLNGHTIQSTSDNATVRHSVSLMA
- a CDS encoding GDP-L-fucose synthase, with the translated sequence MTSTPLELKNQRILVTGGAGFLGRQVIDQLCQAGADPSKFTVLRSRDYDLRQMEACQRAVDQQDIVVHLAAHVGGIGLNREKPAELFYDNLMMGTQLIHAAYEAGVKKFTCVGTICAYPKFTPVPFKEDDIWNGYPEETNAPYGIAKKALLVQLQAYRQQYGFDGIYLLPVNLYGPEDNFDPRSSHVIPALIRKVYEAQQRGDKQIPVWGDGSPTREFLYSTDAARGIVMGTQLYSNGEPVNLGTGIEITIKDLITLICNLMEYQGEIVWETHQPNGQPRRCLDTERAKQAFGFMAEVGFEAGLRNTIAWYRQNAV
- a CDS encoding ion transporter; translated protein: MSLQQKIRFYLEDIETPVGRWINLGITGLVLISSAIFVAETYAIPTHIRFYLDSLNQIILALFSIEYLLRLWSTERRIHYVFSLYGVIDLLVILPFLLTTVDISFIRIFRWFRVLRLIRFVEGRTIFGYISREDSVIFIRILFTLSTIVFVYSGLIYQVEHSVNPDQFNTFLDAIYFSVATMTTVGFGDITPISEVGRLLTVLMILTGIALIPWQLGDLIKQLVKTSKQIEIRCDCGLAAHDADAQYCKSCGNTLLTTGLSCELSTQKILYPTENHTSKP